From the Amycolatopsis thermoflava N1165 genome, one window contains:
- a CDS encoding PaaX family transcriptional regulator C-terminal domain-containing protein, whose translation MSRRREVSHTSARSVLMTVLGEFVLPRDRPVWTSTLVDVLGMFGVEEKSARQALARTAAEGWLVSQRQGRRVRWSLTAPGRRLLTEGAERIYGFGRADTPWDGTWLMLLVSVPETKRDLRHSLRTRLTWAGFGSPTPGVWICPDPSRQDEANSIVRELGLDAEAMSFVASYGRIGDEDAMVARAWDLTALEERYEDFIDEFAALAPESGEAVLHAQTRLVHEWRRFPFLDPRLPGRLLPDGWSGAKAAELFHRRHVEWRPVAQRHWDTLVSEEEAA comes from the coding sequence GTGAGCAGGCGGCGCGAGGTCAGCCACACGAGCGCGCGGTCGGTGCTGATGACCGTGCTCGGCGAGTTCGTGCTGCCCCGCGACCGCCCGGTGTGGACCTCCACCCTCGTCGACGTCCTCGGCATGTTCGGCGTCGAGGAGAAGTCGGCCCGCCAGGCCCTGGCCCGCACCGCGGCCGAGGGCTGGCTGGTGTCACAGCGGCAGGGCCGGCGCGTGCGCTGGTCGCTGACCGCGCCGGGACGGCGGCTGCTGACCGAGGGCGCCGAGCGGATCTACGGCTTCGGCCGCGCGGACACGCCCTGGGACGGCACATGGCTGATGCTGCTGGTGTCGGTGCCCGAGACGAAGCGGGACCTGCGGCACAGCCTGCGCACGCGGCTGACCTGGGCCGGGTTCGGGTCGCCGACGCCCGGAGTGTGGATCTGCCCCGACCCGAGCCGGCAGGACGAGGCGAACTCCATCGTGCGTGAGCTGGGACTGGACGCGGAGGCGATGTCGTTCGTCGCGTCGTACGGCCGGATCGGCGACGAGGACGCGATGGTCGCGCGGGCCTGGGACCTGACGGCCCTGGAAGAGCGCTACGAGGACTTCATCGACGAGTTCGCCGCGCTGGCCCCCGAGTCGGGCGAGGCGGTGCTGCACGCGCAGACCCGCCTGGTGCACGAGTGGCGCCGCTTCCCGTTCCTCGACCCGCGCCTGCCGGGCCGTCTGCTGCCCGACGGCTGGAGCGGCGCCAAGGCGGCGGAGCTGTTCCACCGCAGGCACGTGGAATGGCGGCCGGTCGCGCAGCGCCACTGGGACACGCTGGTGAGCGAGGAAGAAGCGGCCTAG